A window of Sphingomonas adhaesiva contains these coding sequences:
- a CDS encoding S8 family serine peptidase, producing the protein MISAGLLLAACGGGGGVNSGGSTAPPTATPAPTPAPSPAPTPTSSADSAEYKASGAVVIARAAYAYDRGITGKGVTIAVLDTGINRSTPEFAGRISADSTGFEQRVARCGTCPAETLAPFAIDDKLGHGTTVASVALAARNGSGPQGVAPEATLLALKIVGADLSGQTAGSTGPIPESGSANAMLIAPAIRYAVEKGAFVSVLSLNGFGTGQLAQDQRAAMDQVRLADRLLVNSVDNTTGQDSFTGQFAENFVGTDRANKDWFLFAIGVDQNGNPRSANGNAGPLADRMLAAGGNNVQVVDKDGNVVSVTGNSFAAPAVAGAAALLKQYWPQLGGKAISRILLDTATDAGAPGVDAVFGAGILNVEKAMQARAPASSFAAADAVLTRFSSLTTSAPFGGAAAAAALTGQVGGMTVFDRYGRDYGMVASTGVRARGSGLLAGAMVGQTDVPWRAAQAEAARFGFATNVGAYSGLRPAVPAVVSFAPAAGQQVTLGTNVVIGGGNGLAGSPLRGIASMPVGSMSAWSGGGWSASFSSGTSRDGRLRQQVIGFAMPLGFGLELSDLVERNQVLGMRADATLGLTGARTTLATLIYRQSLAGVDLTARATASSTRASGGSDLLRFDGPLVGSAFALEGARDLLGGRATLGLSSPLRVERARAMLLAPVSFDLVSGALVTRTVAVDLAPDARELDLELGWATALSPTSSLRFGVARAFDAGHVAGASDTAGFVTIAIR; encoded by the coding sequence GTGATCTCGGCGGGGCTGCTGCTGGCCGCCTGCGGTGGCGGCGGAGGCGTCAACTCGGGCGGCTCGACCGCGCCGCCGACAGCGACTCCCGCTCCAACACCCGCACCCAGTCCGGCTCCCACGCCGACCTCGTCCGCCGACAGCGCCGAATATAAGGCCTCGGGCGCCGTGGTGATTGCCAGGGCGGCCTACGCCTATGACCGCGGCATCACCGGCAAGGGCGTGACGATCGCGGTGCTCGACACCGGCATCAATCGCTCAACGCCAGAGTTTGCCGGGCGCATCTCGGCCGACAGCACCGGCTTCGAACAGCGCGTCGCGCGGTGCGGCACCTGCCCCGCGGAGACGCTCGCGCCGTTTGCGATCGATGACAAGCTGGGCCACGGCACGACCGTCGCCTCGGTCGCGCTGGCGGCGCGCAACGGATCGGGGCCGCAAGGCGTCGCGCCCGAGGCGACGCTGCTGGCGCTCAAGATCGTCGGTGCCGACTTGTCGGGCCAGACCGCCGGCAGCACCGGGCCGATCCCCGAGAGCGGCAGCGCCAACGCGATGCTGATCGCACCGGCGATCCGCTATGCGGTCGAGAAAGGCGCGTTCGTCAGCGTGCTGTCGCTCAACGGCTTCGGCACGGGGCAGCTGGCGCAGGACCAGCGCGCCGCGATGGATCAGGTACGCCTCGCCGACCGGCTGCTGGTCAATTCGGTCGACAATACGACAGGCCAGGACAGCTTCACCGGCCAGTTCGCGGAGAACTTCGTCGGCACCGACCGCGCCAACAAGGATTGGTTCCTGTTCGCCATCGGGGTCGACCAGAACGGCAATCCGCGCAGCGCCAACGGCAATGCCGGGCCGCTCGCCGACCGGATGCTCGCGGCCGGCGGCAACAACGTCCAGGTCGTCGACAAGGACGGCAACGTGGTCAGCGTCACCGGCAACAGCTTCGCGGCACCCGCAGTCGCCGGGGCTGCCGCGCTGCTCAAGCAATATTGGCCGCAGCTCGGCGGCAAGGCGATCAGCCGCATCCTGCTCGACACCGCAACCGATGCCGGGGCGCCGGGGGTGGATGCGGTGTTCGGCGCGGGCATCCTCAACGTCGAGAAGGCGATGCAGGCGCGGGCGCCCGCCTCTTCGTTCGCGGCGGCCGATGCGGTGCTGACGCGCTTTTCCTCGCTGACGACGTCTGCGCCGTTCGGTGGGGCGGCTGCGGCGGCAGCGCTGACCGGGCAGGTCGGCGGCATGACGGTGTTCGACCGCTACGGTCGCGACTATGGGATGGTAGCCTCGACCGGGGTGCGGGCTCGCGGGTCGGGCCTACTGGCTGGTGCGATGGTCGGTCAGACGGATGTGCCATGGCGTGCGGCGCAGGCCGAGGCAGCGCGCTTCGGCTTCGCGACCAACGTCGGCGCCTATTCAGGGCTTCGTCCCGCCGTGCCGGCCGTCGTCTCCTTCGCGCCTGCCGCCGGGCAGCAGGTCACGCTTGGCACCAACGTCGTCATCGGCGGCGGTAACGGTCTGGCGGGTTCGCCGCTCCGCGGTATCGCGTCGATGCCGGTCGGCAGCATGTCGGCATGGTCCGGCGGGGGCTGGTCGGCGTCATTCTCGAGCGGCACGTCCCGGGACGGGCGCCTTCGGCAACAGGTCATCGGCTTCGCCATGCCGCTGGGGTTCGGCCTCGAACTGTCCGATCTTGTCGAACGGAATCAGGTGCTCGGCATGCGCGCCGACGCGACGCTTGGGCTGACCGGTGCGCGGACCACGCTCGCCACGCTGATCTATCGCCAGTCGCTGGCAGGCGTCGACCTGACCGCCCGCGCCACAGCTTCCTCGACCCGGGCGTCGGGGGGCTCGGACCTGCTGCGCTTCGACGGCCCGCTGGTCGGCAGCGCCTTCGCACTGGAAGGCGCTCGTGACCTGCTCGGCGGCCGCGCTACGCTCGGGTTGTCCTCGCCGCTTCGGGTCGAGCGCGCCCGCGCGATGCTGCTCGCGCCGGTGTCGTTCGATCTCGTCAGCGGTGCGTTGGTGACGCGCACGGTGGCGGTCGACCTTGCCCCGGATGCTCGCGAACTGGATCTCGAACTCGGCTGGGCGACCGCGCTGTCGCCAACGTCCTCGCTGCGGTTCGGCGTCGCGCGTGCCTTCGATGCGGGCCACGTCGCGGGCGCGTCCGACACCGCCGGCTTCGTCACCATCGCCATCCGCTGA
- a CDS encoding lysozyme inhibitor LprI family protein, whose translation MSMIIATLLLTAADPCSGSTTRDVEQCLVADLDRADAVLNRYYTAAVARLTRDRELTALAKLRTSERAWIAYRDTECDAVYENWKGGTIRGAMSLSCRTALTKARTMAIWQNWLTYADSTTPILPKPQGER comes from the coding sequence ATGTCGATGATCATCGCGACACTGTTGCTGACAGCGGCAGATCCATGCTCTGGCTCGACAACCCGCGACGTCGAGCAATGCCTGGTCGCCGACCTCGATCGCGCCGATGCCGTGCTTAACCGCTATTACACCGCGGCCGTCGCGCGTCTCACCCGAGACCGGGAACTGACGGCGCTTGCCAAGCTTCGCACATCCGAACGGGCGTGGATCGCCTATCGGGATACCGAATGCGACGCCGTCTATGAGAACTGGAAGGGTGGAACGATCCGTGGCGCCATGTCGCTTAGCTGTCGGACCGCTCTGACGAAGGCCCGGACGATGGCGATCTGGCAAAACTGGCTGACCTACGCCGACAGCACTACGCCGATTCTGCCGAAGCCGCAGGGCGAACGCTAA
- a CDS encoding radical SAM/SPASM domain-containing protein — translation MRVNRYKDLSYATFFNARTGFFARVPEPGQREPFWSPHGPELMDISITNWCDKGCVFCYKSSTRHGSHMALADYKRVIDQAADMGTFQVALGGGNPNQHPDFVEILDYTWAKGIVPNYTTNGRGLTDDILAATRRTCGAVAVSAYPPYVETAETIRLLADHGIKTNVHFIIDRDSVDTAIDWLSDPPVFLAPINALIFLNYKPSGRKVFEEKMLRHSDRLDEFFALATAPDAKLRIGFDACCVSGVFARTQANDALVDACDAGRFSLYVSEDMRVYPCSFQSGLVEGDTLSDETSLLDIWHGSENVRSFRRYFASDRCGNCSHRPRCKNGCPLFDELVVCGNR, via the coding sequence TTGCGCGTCAATCGCTACAAAGATCTCAGCTATGCTACCTTCTTCAACGCGCGCACCGGCTTCTTCGCGCGCGTCCCCGAACCAGGCCAGCGGGAACCATTCTGGTCGCCGCACGGCCCCGAGCTGATGGATATTTCGATCACCAACTGGTGCGACAAGGGCTGCGTGTTCTGCTACAAAAGCTCGACCCGGCATGGGTCGCACATGGCGCTCGCCGATTACAAGCGGGTCATCGACCAGGCGGCCGACATGGGCACCTTCCAAGTCGCGCTTGGCGGCGGCAATCCCAACCAGCATCCCGACTTTGTCGAAATCCTCGACTATACCTGGGCGAAAGGGATCGTCCCCAACTACACGACCAACGGGCGCGGGCTGACCGACGACATATTGGCGGCGACGCGCCGCACCTGCGGCGCGGTGGCGGTCTCCGCCTACCCGCCGTATGTCGAGACCGCCGAGACCATCCGCCTGCTCGCCGACCACGGTATCAAGACCAACGTCCACTTCATCATCGACCGCGACAGCGTCGACACCGCAATCGACTGGCTCAGCGATCCACCTGTCTTTCTCGCGCCGATCAATGCCCTAATTTTTCTCAACTACAAGCCTTCGGGGCGAAAGGTGTTCGAGGAAAAGATGCTTCGGCATAGCGACCGGCTCGATGAATTCTTCGCGCTTGCGACAGCGCCCGACGCGAAGCTCAGGATCGGGTTCGATGCCTGCTGCGTGAGCGGGGTGTTCGCCCGTACCCAGGCCAATGATGCGCTGGTCGATGCCTGCGATGCGGGCCGATTCTCGCTCTACGTGTCCGAAGACATGAGGGTCTATCCCTGCTCGTTCCAAAGCGGGCTGGTCGAGGGCGACACGCTCAGCGACGAGACGTCACTGCTCGATATCTGGCACGGCTCGGAGAATGTCCGCTCGTTCCGGCGCTATTTCGCGTCCGACCGCTGCGGCAACTGTTCCCACCGACCCAGGTGCAAAAACGGCTGTCCGCTGTTCGACGAGCTCGTCGTCTGCGGCAACCGCTAG
- a CDS encoding SMEK domain-containing protein — protein sequence MNRDDHLNNIAKYVGRLEHEIRALNAVGRFDINSVAEDFLIPVIKLVFDCPDLQNLNNVRANFPAVDLGCTTNRIAFQVTTDGSSGKVEKTLEKFHQHRLDNTFDHLYVVALTEKQSSYTAKRLELAIGALAIPFDPAQHIVDWRDILARIRHLETSKLEAIDQYLAASWAKRDSNANFREQLDKFLAFSTEKIEVEKTSRKYIPAIFVETHSTKEEMRLFANPLFFYRKIQDKLRRFSYDRLNASLRIAGQPELVSDVDASLLSAAPASFAELSAWLDRASDSIDVELAKVRPLSWYRGEGEAPYKPAAPDSAGWMIARLQLEGAASGLTSRLNEARVLIDLIRNKIFLVTSMAGQGKTNFVCDLVENQFRLFEIPCLFIPARQLNGFAPGKRLFDYIAHNRYAPDGTKLHDYLTLFDQVAHDVQKPFVILIDGINEVTNLTSFNEELKAFCGAVCQYDWIKLVITCRSEFFDERFATMLNEPFAAHIHRVNDLRSKMTELSKARLLKAYLAHFSIKGSLQGQAKAFLENDLLLLRIFCERYEGSDIGYVTDIYKGDLFADYLRKKIDSFPQQHQAKALPTLFKIVAAMLAADDFSKLSVRDFTLEEQEIVRRFVEDDVILRREVESDGLAAAGDLAISFTYDELRDFVIAYRLVDRAAADQAQALTEILARLSSRPVYEGVYRYAYLLARRANNPAAIAACENATNFTEHFSLNVHLLPPAVQTSEDVARVKAILADAGATRRRRRIALFLLYRRDAAELLNISILIDHLNGLDEEEHAKFIRAIFGGHRDYDPHAWRQSIDELVTDVGKDEGGRGLVRYAPHWLAFFLHAAAHAGWLERESASTLFQEAGDAANCVEALALVRPAKTAAVQTLLADIAEPAGVPA from the coding sequence ATGAACCGAGACGATCACCTCAACAACATCGCTAAATATGTCGGGCGCCTCGAGCACGAGATCAGGGCGCTCAACGCGGTCGGACGCTTCGACATCAACTCGGTTGCCGAGGATTTCCTCATACCGGTCATAAAACTGGTGTTCGATTGTCCCGACTTGCAGAACCTGAACAACGTCCGAGCCAACTTCCCGGCCGTGGACTTGGGGTGCACGACGAACAGGATCGCGTTCCAGGTGACCACCGACGGATCGAGCGGTAAGGTTGAAAAGACACTCGAGAAGTTTCACCAGCATCGCCTGGATAACACGTTCGATCACCTCTACGTCGTCGCGTTGACCGAGAAGCAGTCGTCGTACACGGCGAAGCGACTCGAGTTGGCGATCGGCGCGCTTGCCATCCCGTTCGACCCGGCCCAGCACATCGTCGATTGGCGCGATATCCTGGCGCGCATCCGGCACCTCGAGACGAGCAAGCTAGAGGCCATCGATCAGTATCTCGCCGCGAGCTGGGCTAAGCGCGACAGCAATGCAAATTTCCGTGAGCAACTCGACAAATTTCTCGCCTTTTCGACCGAGAAGATCGAGGTAGAAAAGACGTCACGAAAATACATTCCAGCGATCTTCGTGGAGACACACTCCACCAAAGAAGAAATGAGGCTTTTCGCCAATCCGTTGTTCTTCTACCGCAAGATCCAGGATAAGCTCCGCCGTTTCTCCTACGATCGTCTCAATGCCAGCTTGAGAATAGCAGGCCAGCCCGAACTGGTGTCGGACGTCGACGCAAGCCTGCTCAGCGCCGCGCCGGCGAGCTTCGCCGAGCTCAGCGCATGGCTCGACCGGGCGAGCGATTCGATCGACGTCGAGCTCGCCAAGGTCCGCCCTCTGTCGTGGTATCGTGGCGAAGGTGAGGCGCCCTACAAGCCAGCGGCCCCAGACTCGGCGGGCTGGATGATCGCACGGCTCCAGCTGGAGGGTGCTGCCAGCGGGCTGACATCGCGTTTGAACGAAGCGCGCGTGCTGATCGACCTCATTCGCAACAAGATCTTCCTCGTCACCAGCATGGCCGGTCAAGGAAAGACCAACTTCGTGTGCGACTTGGTCGAGAATCAGTTTCGGCTCTTCGAGATTCCTTGCCTGTTCATACCGGCGCGCCAGCTGAACGGCTTCGCGCCGGGCAAGCGGCTGTTCGATTATATAGCTCACAACCGCTATGCGCCAGACGGCACCAAGCTACACGATTATCTGACGCTGTTCGACCAAGTCGCACACGACGTGCAAAAGCCGTTCGTGATCCTGATTGACGGTATCAACGAAGTAACCAACCTCACCTCCTTCAACGAAGAGCTGAAGGCCTTCTGCGGTGCGGTTTGCCAATATGATTGGATCAAGCTCGTTATCACCTGCCGCAGCGAATTCTTCGACGAGCGCTTCGCGACGATGCTCAACGAACCGTTCGCGGCCCATATCCACCGCGTGAACGACTTGCGGTCGAAAATGACCGAACTCAGTAAGGCGCGGCTGTTGAAGGCCTATCTTGCGCATTTCAGCATCAAAGGGTCGCTGCAGGGGCAAGCCAAGGCGTTCCTCGAGAACGATCTCTTGCTGCTGCGAATCTTCTGCGAACGCTATGAGGGCAGCGATATCGGGTATGTGACCGACATTTACAAAGGCGACCTCTTTGCCGACTATCTGCGCAAGAAGATCGACTCCTTTCCGCAGCAGCACCAAGCTAAGGCCTTGCCCACTCTGTTCAAAATCGTAGCGGCGATGCTCGCCGCGGACGATTTTTCCAAGCTGTCGGTGCGCGATTTTACGCTTGAGGAACAAGAGATCGTCCGGCGCTTCGTCGAGGACGACGTCATCCTCCGCCGGGAAGTCGAAAGCGACGGCCTCGCCGCAGCCGGCGACCTCGCCATCTCCTTCACTTATGACGAGCTCAGGGACTTCGTAATAGCCTATCGACTGGTCGATCGAGCTGCTGCCGACCAGGCCCAGGCGCTGACCGAAATACTGGCCCGCTTGTCCAGCCGTCCGGTCTACGAAGGCGTCTACCGCTATGCCTATTTGCTCGCGCGCAGGGCGAACAACCCAGCCGCCATCGCGGCCTGCGAAAACGCGACGAACTTCACCGAGCATTTCAGCCTCAACGTCCACCTTCTGCCCCCCGCGGTGCAGACGAGCGAAGACGTCGCGCGCGTCAAGGCCATCCTGGCGGACGCCGGCGCGACCCGGCGCCGCCGCCGCATTGCGCTGTTTCTGCTGTACCGGCGCGACGCAGCCGAGTTATTGAACATCTCGATCCTCATCGATCATTTGAACGGCCTTGACGAGGAGGAGCACGCCAAGTTCATCCGTGCGATCTTCGGCGGCCATCGCGATTACGACCCCCACGCCTGGCGGCAAAGTATCGACGAGCTGGTGACGGACGTCGGGAAAGACGAAGGCGGCCGAGGATTGGTGCGATACGCCCCCCATTGGCTTGCGTTCTTCCTACATGCCGCCGCACATGCTGGCTGGCTCGAACGCGAGAGCGCCTCCACTTTGTTCCAGGAAGCAGGGGACGCCGCCAATTGCGTCGAAGCCCTGGCGCTCGTCCGGCCGGCCAAAACCGCGGCGGTGCAAACGCTATTGGCGGACATCGCAGAACCCGCCGGAGTCCCAGCATGA
- a CDS encoding IS3 family transposase (programmed frameshift), with the protein MTSKTTNKFSPEVRARAVRMVLDHEKDHASRWAAVVSIAAKIGCAGQTLHEWVKKAEVDSGMRAGVPSDVVDRMKALERENRELRQANEILRKASAYFCDGGARPPSEVMVSFIDAHREVYGVEPICRVLPIAPSTYHAHVASRIEPTRRSARAQRDDALGPEVRRAFEQNFRVYGVRKVWRQLRREGFDVARCTVARLMRAMGLAGVIRGKPVRTTVSDRTAPCPLDRVNRQFRAPAPNMLWVSDFTYVATWAGFVYVAFVIDTYARRIVGWRASRSAHAGFVLDALEQALHDRRPMRGGGLVHHSDRGSQYVSIKYTERLAEAGIEPSVGSVGDSYDNALAETINGLYKAEVIHHRGPWRSFEAVEYATLEWVDWFNHRRLLEPIGNIPPAEAEEQYYAAADIIPMAA; encoded by the exons ATGACGAGCAAGACGACGAACAAGTTTTCTCCTGAGGTGCGCGCGCGTGCAGTGCGGATGGTGCTGGACCATGAGAAGGATCACGCGTCGCGTTGGGCCGCGGTGGTGTCGATCGCGGCGAAGATCGGGTGTGCGGGGCAGACGCTGCACGAGTGGGTAAAGAAGGCCGAGGTCGATAGCGGGATGCGCGCCGGGGTGCCGAGCGACGTCGTCGACCGAATGAAGGCACTGGAGCGGGAGAACCGCGAACTGCGCCAAGCCAACGAGATCCTGCGCAAGGCGTCGGCGTATT TTTGCGATGGCGGAGCTCGACCGCCGAGCGAAGTGATGGTGTCGTTCATCGACGCGCATCGCGAGGTGTACGGGGTCGAGCCGATCTGCCGGGTCCTGCCGATCGCCCCATCCACCTACCATGCCCATGTAGCGAGCAGGATTGAGCCGACCAGAAGGTCGGCTCGGGCTCAGCGTGACGATGCGCTTGGGCCGGAGGTGCGCCGCGCGTTCGAGCAGAACTTTCGCGTCTACGGCGTGCGCAAGGTCTGGCGGCAGCTGCGGCGCGAAGGGTTCGACGTCGCCCGCTGCACCGTTGCCCGCCTGATGCGGGCGATGGGTCTGGCCGGCGTGATCCGCGGCAAGCCGGTCCGCACCACCGTCAGCGACCGGACGGCGCCATGCCCGCTAGACCGGGTCAACCGGCAGTTCCGTGCACCGGCGCCGAACATGCTCTGGGTGTCGGACTTCACCTACGTCGCGACTTGGGCGGGCTTTGTCTACGTCGCCTTCGTCATCGACACCTACGCTCGCCGGATCGTTGGCTGGCGCGCCAGCCGGAGCGCACATGCCGGCTTCGTCCTGGATGCGCTCGAGCAGGCGCTACATGACCGACGACCGATGCGGGGTGGCGGCCTCGTCCACCATTCCGACCGCGGCAGCCAGTACGTGTCCATCAAGTACACCGAGCGCCTGGCCGAAGCGGGCATCGAGCCGTCGGTCGGAAGCGTCGGCGACAGCTACGACAACGCTTTGGCGGAAACCATCAACGGCCTCTACAAGGCCGAGGTGATCCACCACCGCGGCCCTTGGCGCAGCTTCGAGGCGGTCGAGTACGCCACGCTGGAATGGGTGGACTGGTTCAATCATCGCCGGCTGCTCGAGCCTATCGGCAACATCCCGCCCGCCGAAGCCGAAGAGCAATACTATGCTGCCGCGGACATCATCCCTATGGCGGCGTGA
- a CDS encoding aldo/keto reductase → MKTIRFPDGTTVPALGQGTWMMAEDDGRRSQEIASLREGLSLGLTLIDTAEMYADGESERLVGEAIAGARDDVFLVSKAYPQNASRDRLPRACEASLERLGTDRLDLYLLHWRGNVPLTETVEAMERLVAAGKILRWGVSNLDIADMEELIASGGDSCQTDQILYNLTRRGPEYDLIPWLARRRMPIMAYSPVEQGRLVSHPGLAELAAKRNATPAQLALAWLLSREGVIPIPKAGSVDHVRENRAALDVDLSDADLKQLDSLFAPPRTSEPLAML, encoded by the coding sequence ATGAAGACAATTCGCTTTCCCGACGGCACAACCGTCCCTGCGCTCGGCCAAGGCACTTGGATGATGGCGGAGGATGATGGCCGGCGATCGCAGGAGATCGCTTCGTTGCGCGAGGGGCTATCACTCGGCCTCACGCTGATCGACACCGCCGAGATGTATGCCGACGGCGAGTCCGAACGCCTCGTCGGCGAAGCCATCGCGGGTGCGCGCGACGATGTGTTCCTTGTCAGCAAGGCCTATCCGCAGAACGCTTCACGCGACCGGCTGCCCCGCGCGTGCGAGGCGAGCCTCGAACGGCTCGGCACCGATCGGCTCGACCTCTACCTGCTGCACTGGCGCGGCAATGTGCCGCTGACCGAGACGGTCGAGGCGATGGAGCGGCTCGTCGCGGCAGGCAAGATCCTGCGCTGGGGCGTCAGCAATCTCGACATTGCCGATATGGAGGAACTGATCGCCAGCGGTGGCGATAGCTGCCAGACCGACCAGATCCTCTATAATCTGACGCGGCGCGGTCCCGAATATGACCTGATTCCTTGGCTGGCGCGACGCCGCATGCCGATCATGGCCTATAGCCCCGTCGAACAGGGCCGACTGGTTTCCCACCCCGGTCTCGCTGAACTCGCTGCGAAACGTAACGCTACGCCTGCACAGCTTGCGCTCGCTTGGCTCCTTTCGAGGGAGGGCGTCATCCCCATTCCTAAGGCTGGATCAGTGGACCATGTCCGCGAGAACCGCGCGGCGTTGGACGTCGACCTTTCCGACGCCGACCTCAAGCAGCTCGATTCCCTGTTCGCACCACCTCGCACATCCGAGCCGCTGGCTATGCTGTAA
- a CDS encoding SMP-30/gluconolactonase/LRE family protein, whose translation MTGPPSLTPARLRSPGPPVAAGVDAPVIHRGEARAVLGTARLTTLYDQASWSEGPVWWPRERTLVWSDIVGRRVLGRREDGAVDVLLDATPFINGNAVLPDGALAHCEHGRRAISRSEGAGVATPIVTAAEGRRLNAPNDLIIAADGAIWFSDPTFGLENPQQGVPGTTESGRTAICRIGVDGVARRMVDMAQPNGLAFSPGGDILYASQTPEHGEGEIAIFAFDWDGARLSNRRRFATVPEGIPDGFTVDARGWLWSSSGAGVEVFDDAGRHLATVPTPGLCSNCTFDADQARLFVTGGAHLWMLPLA comes from the coding sequence ATGACGGGGCCCCCGTCGCTCACCCCGGCGCGGCTGCGGTCGCCCGGCCCGCCCGTCGCGGCCGGGGTCGACGCGCCGGTCATCCATCGCGGGGAGGCGCGCGCCGTGCTGGGGACGGCGCGGCTTACGACGCTCTACGATCAGGCGAGCTGGAGCGAGGGACCCGTGTGGTGGCCGCGCGAGCGGACGCTGGTGTGGAGCGATATCGTCGGACGCCGCGTGCTGGGTCGGCGCGAGGACGGCGCGGTCGATGTCCTGCTCGACGCGACACCGTTCATCAACGGCAATGCCGTGCTGCCCGACGGCGCGCTGGCGCATTGCGAGCACGGGCGGCGCGCGATCAGCCGGTCGGAGGGCGCAGGCGTGGCGACTCCCATCGTGACGGCCGCCGAGGGAAGGCGGCTGAACGCGCCCAACGACCTGATCATCGCGGCGGACGGGGCGATCTGGTTCAGCGATCCGACGTTCGGACTCGAAAATCCGCAACAGGGCGTGCCGGGCACGACCGAGAGCGGGCGGACCGCGATCTGCCGCATCGGCGTGGATGGCGTGGCGCGGCGAATGGTCGACATGGCGCAGCCCAACGGACTCGCCTTCTCCCCCGGCGGTGATATCCTCTACGCCTCGCAGACGCCCGAGCATGGGGAGGGCGAGATCGCGATCTTCGCCTTCGACTGGGATGGCGCGCGCCTGTCGAACCGGCGGCGCTTCGCCACGGTACCGGAGGGGATTCCGGACGGCTTCACCGTCGATGCGCGCGGCTGGCTGTGGAGCAGCTCGGGCGCCGGGGTGGAAGTGTTCGACGACGCGGGGCGCCACCTCGCCACCGTGCCGACGCCGGGGCTTTGCAGCAATTGCACGTTCGACGCCGATCAGGCGCGGCTGTTCGTGACCGGCGGCGCGCATCTTTGGATGCTGCCGCTGGCGTGA
- a CDS encoding FAD-dependent oxidoreductase: MATRDLADGIAATELTEGLIVAGQVDGTDIVLVRHRGRVCALSGQCTHLKAPLADGIVVDGTIRCPWHHARFDVESGEAVGAPAFAPLERFSVTEQDGHVHVATAHPVDDRVQEQSARAIRRVVIVGAGAAGHACAEMLARHGAGTSVTLIGDEADEPYDRTFCSKQYLAGKAGRKEMALPAPDGVTLRTGVTVAAITRDDRTVTLDDGTSLPYETLVLATGAEPVRPDFYGSNRDDVHVVRTVSDADRLIAASVQARRAIVVGSSYIGLEVAASLIGRGLEVAVVSDTDLPLEKTAGAEIGAMIRELHGEKGVTFHPGRRIARWDGKVAMLDDGTHVEGDLVVAGTGVAPRLALAEAAGLALADKADGGGVTVDDRLRTSDPAIHAIGDIASAPDRRLGHPIRVEHWVVAQRMGQWLARHLLGQVSDGYDDVPFFWSGHYDLSLRYVGHVASPEDRTIDGDVAAQDVAVRFAEDGREQALLTAGRDRLSLEREAEWERR, translated from the coding sequence ATGGCGACACGTGATCTGGCGGACGGCATCGCCGCCACCGAATTGACCGAAGGGCTGATTGTCGCGGGTCAGGTCGACGGCACCGACATCGTGCTGGTGCGTCACCGCGGTCGCGTCTGCGCCTTGTCTGGCCAATGCACCCATCTGAAAGCGCCGCTGGCGGACGGCATCGTCGTCGACGGAACGATCCGTTGCCCATGGCATCACGCGCGGTTCGACGTGGAAAGCGGCGAGGCGGTCGGCGCTCCCGCCTTCGCGCCCCTGGAACGCTTCTCGGTGACGGAACAGGACGGCCACGTCCACGTCGCGACGGCACATCCCGTGGACGATCGGGTGCAGGAGCAATCGGCACGGGCGATCCGACGGGTCGTCATCGTCGGTGCGGGGGCTGCGGGTCATGCCTGCGCCGAGATGTTGGCGCGGCACGGTGCGGGCACGTCGGTGACGTTGATCGGCGACGAAGCCGACGAGCCCTACGATCGCACCTTCTGCTCTAAGCAGTATCTCGCCGGCAAGGCCGGGCGCAAGGAGATGGCGTTGCCCGCGCCGGACGGCGTGACCCTGCGCACCGGCGTGACCGTCGCCGCCATCACGCGCGACGACAGGACGGTGACGCTCGACGACGGCACCTCGCTCCCCTACGAAACGCTCGTCCTCGCCACCGGCGCGGAGCCGGTTCGGCCCGATTTCTACGGTTCGAACCGGGACGATGTCCATGTCGTGCGCACGGTGAGCGATGCCGATCGCCTGATCGCGGCGAGCGTGCAGGCAAGGCGCGCGATCGTCGTCGGATCGAGCTACATCGGGCTGGAAGTCGCCGCCTCGCTGATCGGGCGCGGGCTGGAGGTAGCGGTCGTCTCCGATACCGATCTGCCCCTAGAGAAGACCGCCGGCGCCGAGATCGGCGCGATGATCCGCGAACTGCACGGGGAGAAGGGCGTGACCTTCCACCCCGGTCGCCGCATCGCGCGGTGGGACGGAAAGGTCGCGATGCTGGACGACGGCACGCATGTCGAGGGCGACCTGGTCGTCGCCGGTACGGGCGTCGCGCCACGCCTGGCCCTTGCCGAGGCCGCCGGACTTGCGCTGGCGGACAAGGCCGATGGCGGCGGTGTGACGGTGGACGATCGCCTGCGCACGTCCGACCCGGCGATCCATGCGATCGGCGACATCGCGAGCGCCCCCGACCGTCGCCTGGGCCACCCGATCCGCGTCGAGCATTGGGTCGTCGCGCAACGCATGGGACAATGGCTCGCGCGGCATCTGCTGGGGCAGGTGTCGGACGGATATGACGACGTGCCGTTCTTCTGGTCGGGGCATTACGACCTCAGCCTGCGCTACGTCGGGCATGTCGCCTCGCCCGAGGATCGCACGATCGACGGCGACGTCGCGGCGCAGGACGTCGCGGTACGTTTCGCCGAGGACGGTCGCGAGCAGGCATTGCTGACCGCCGGGCGCGATCGCCTGTCGCTGGAGCGCGAGGCCGAATGGGAACGCCGCTGA